Proteins from a genomic interval of Benincasa hispida cultivar B227 chromosome 7, ASM972705v1, whole genome shotgun sequence:
- the LOC120081889 gene encoding uncharacterized protein LOC120081889, whose amino-acid sequence MAKSLPSPTRLHQFAKVVVASKKPQSATPNPKSRIRVSPPETPISGTVRVISELKKNNNNMEEEKKEEAHRTPLADVVSDCVKRWFQDTLKEARAGDTSMQVLVGQMFCSGYGVPKDTQKGIAWINRASKNQAWKVSDRHPGYLATDSESSDRRVKQDDVR is encoded by the exons ATGGCAAAATCGCTTCCATCGCCAACTCGCCTTCACCAATTCGCCAAGGTCGTCGTCGCCTCCAAGAAGCCCCAATCAGCCACACCTAACCCCAAGTCTCGGATCCGAGTTTCGCCGCCCGAAACTCCGATCTCCGGTACCGTCCGAGTCATCTCGGAGTTGAAGAAGAACAACAACAACATGgaggaggagaagaaggagGAGGCGCATCGGACTCCTTTGGCCGATGTGGTTTCGGACTGCGTCAAGCGGTGGTTTCAGGACACGCTCAAGGAGGCCAGGGCCGGCGATACGTCGATGCAGGTCTTGGTTGGCCAGATGTTTTGCTCTGGCTATGGAGTTCCTAAGGACACTCAGAAG GGAATTGCTTGGATTAATCGAGCTTCAAAAAATCAGGCTTGGAAAGTAAGCGATAGACATCCAG gtTATCTTGCAACCGATTCAGAATCAAGCGATAGGAGAGTGAAACAAGATGATGTCAGATGA
- the LOC120082222 gene encoding alpha-soluble NSF attachment protein 2-like yields MADHLARAEDFEAKAEKKLSGWGLFGSKYDDAADLFDKAANSYKLSKSWDKAGSTYIKLANCHLKMESKHEAAQAYVDAGNCYKKTSVREAISCIEQAVNLFCDIGRLNMAARYYKEIAELYESEQDIEQAIDYFEKAADLFQNEEVTTSANQCKQKVAQFAAQLEQYQKAIDIYEEIAKYSLKNNLLKYGVKGHLLNAGICQLCKGDIVAITKALDNYQDLDPTFSGTREYKLLADIASAIDEEDVAKFTDVVKEFDSMTTLDPLKTTLLLRVKDKLKAKELEEDDLT; encoded by the exons ATGGCGGATCATTTGGCCAGAGCAGAGGATTTCGAAGCCAAAGCAGAAAAGAAGCTCAGTGGTTGGGGATTGTTCGGCTCCAAGTACGATGATGCCGCAGATCTCTTCGATAAAGCCGCCAATTCTTATAAGCTTTCCAAATCAT GGGATAAAGCAGGATCAACATATATAAAGTTGGCAAATTGTCATCTGAAG atGGAAAGCAAGCATGAAGCAGCTCAAGCTTATGTCGATGCGGGCAATTGCTATAAGAAAACATCTGTTAGAG AGGCCATATCTTGCATAGAGCAAGCAGTGAATTTGTTTTGTGACATTGGAAGACTCAATATGGCGGCAAGATATTACAAG GAAATTGCTGAATTGTACGAGTCAGAACAGGATATTGAGCAAGCAATCGATTACTTTGAAAAGGCTGCTGACCTTTTCCAAAATGAAGAAGTGACAACTTCAGCAAACCAATGCAAGCAGAAAGTTGCACAATTTGCTGCACAGTTAGAACA ATATCAGAAAGCAATTGATATCTACGAAGAAATAGCAAAATATTCTCTCAAGAACAACTTGCTCAAGTATGGAGTGAAAGGGCATCTTCTTAATGCTGGAATTTGCCAGCTTTGCAAAGGTGATATCGTTGCTATTACAAAAGCATTGGATAACTATCAG GACTTGGATCCTACTTTTTCAGGGACACGTGAATACAAGCTTTTAGCG GACATTGCTTCTGCAATTGATGAGGAAGATGTAGCAAAATTTACTGATGTTGTCAAGGAATTTGATAGCATGACCACACTG GATCCATTGAAGACAACCCTTCTGTTAAGGGTGAAGGATAAACTGAAAGCTAAAGAACTAGAAGAGGATGATCTTACCTAA